TGATTCAGGTAGTGGTCAACTCCGCTCATCGCTTCCAGGGCAAGTAGGGAACGACACGAGGCAATCAGATTAACGACGTCCTGATCGAAAGAATCATCTTGCATCGTTGCTTTCCCACTGATTGTTTGAGCAAGCTGCTGAAAAAAGCCCAACACTCAATTAGAGAGATTCAGCACTTCTACATCATCTTTGCATTCTGTCTCGTTGACAGAATGCAATTGCACCAACTCGTGGTCGGCCACTGTATAGTGCGGGGCGGGAATATTTTCTTGTGATGGCTGTGGTAATGGCTTGTGAGAGTCCCGGGCTCCAAATAACGTCAGAGAAACCACTTTCAAAAAACCCTTCCATGAAGAGAAGGTTTGGTCGACGGCCGTCGGTTCATGTCCGCAATGCACCATACAATCTCGGCACTTTTCATTTCCACTTTTCCGTCCGTAGCGCTCCCAGCTGGTCGAATTCATTAATTCAGCAAAGGAATCAGCATATCCTTCTTCGAGCAGATAGCAGGGTTTCTGCCAACCGAAGATGTTATACGTGGGGTTGCCCCAGGGAGTACATTCCAGTTCCCAGTTTCCTTTGAGGAACTCAAGAAACAAAGGGGAATGATTAAACTTCCACGCCTTCTTGGGAGTCGCCAGGATCTTGCGAAACTTTTGAATTGTCTCATTGCGCTTTAAAAAATGCTCCTGGTCAGGCGCCTTTTCATATTGATATCCGGGCGAGAGCATCATGCTTTCAATGCCCAACTCGGCCAGCTCATCAAACATTTGCCGGACTCGTTCCGGTTCGGCATTCTCAAATAGCGTAGAATTCGTTGTTACGCGGTGCCCTGCCTTCACAGCGGCTTTGATCGCGCTGATCGCTTTGTCGTATATACCGTCCCGACAGACGGCCGCGTCATGATCTTCGCGAATTCCATCCAGGTGAATCGAAAACGTGAGATACTTGGATGGTGAATAATTCTTAAGATGTTTTTCCAGCAGGATCGCATTGGTACAAAGATAAATGTACTTTTTACGTTCCACCAGTCCAGCGACAATCTCCGGCATTTGGGGATGTAGCAATGGTTCACCGCCAGGAATGGAAACAATCGGGGCACCACACTCATCAACGGCCTGAAAACATTGTTCCGGGCTCAGATGCTGCTTCAGAATATGGGCGGGAAACTGAATCTTTCCGCAACCGGCACAGGCCAGATTACAGCGAAATAGCGGTTCGAGCATCAAGACCAGCGGATACCGCTTGACCCTTTTGGCTCGTTGTGTCAGAACATACTTTGCTACAGTCCACATTTGGGAAAGGGGAACACCCACAATCGCCTCCATATTGCGAAAAATTCTAAATCCGTTCAGAATAATGGCTTCATAGCATTTTTGCGAAAGCCTGTCACCCCCAATATGCACGTATGTCATAATCCCGCTTAGAGTTAATGAAGGTAGAAATCAGGCATAATGAGAATCGCCCAGCTTTCGGCGTATCAGGTCCGCGTACCGTTACGACGAAAAATCACCCATGCATCCTTCAGCCGCTCTGAATCTCAGTCGATTGTAGTTCGCTGTCAGTTAACCAATGGAACCGTAGGCTGGGGTGAATCGGTACCGCGAGAATACGTGACGGGTGAAACCGTCGATTCGGTCTTTTCTCAATATGAAAATACCAATTTCCAGTCAATGCTAGGGGACAATTGTGATTCTCTCGACGGCTTGATCGCACTCAGCCAGCAAATAAATTTACCCCAACTGACAGATTCCCCTGAGGAATATCTGCAACGAGGTTGCTTTGGGAATGCGGCCCGCTGTGCATTGGAAATCAGCCTGCTTGATGCGGGGGCTCGTGCAGAAGAGACTTCCTTTTCTACAATCTTTCAACATTTGAAGCCATATCAGAATCTGATCGAACCACAGCAAGCTGTCCGATACAGTGGTGTGCTGACTTCGATGAAACCTGTCAAGCAATACATGCTGGCTCTCGTTTACCGTCTGACCGGCTTCCAGCATTGCAAAGTGAAGGTCGGTCTGCCGCAGATCAATGATCGACGTCTCTTACAAAAGTTACGACTGCTGACGGGGAGTAAAATGAACCTGCGTGTTGACGCAAATGAAGCTTGGACGCGGGAGATTCTGGAAGAAAAAGATCATGAATTCGCTCCCTTCAAAATCAGCTCCATTGAACAGCCGGTCGCTCATCAAGCCATTGCCAGCTTGCATGATATTCGAAATCAGATTGCAACTCCAGTCATGCTCGACGAGTCTCTCTGCTGCCAACAAGACGCCGAACAAGCCATAGCAGAAGGCTACTGTGATTATTTTAATCTCCGCATCTCAAAGCTGGGGGGAATCATCCCTGCTTTACAGTTGGCCCATCAGGCACAGCAGGCGGGGCTCCAGTATCAACTCGGTTGTCAGGTGGGGGAAACGGGCATTCTTTCCGCTGCGGGACGTCACTTCGCATCCTCAGTCAAAGACATCGCTTTTTTAGAAGGAAGCTTTGACCGGTTCCTGCTCGTACAGAATCTGATCAATGAGGAGATTTCGTTTGGATGGGGGGGGAGTGCGACGGCATTAAAGGGCCTTGGGCTGGGAATTACTGTGAACGAACAACGACTCAAGCAATTCACACAACGAGAGCAGCACTGGAAACTCAGCTAACACGATCAGGGAATCAGGAATACCAGACCGGTAACGGTCAGGCTTTCGAATAAAACGCCTCGTGTACTGTAAGGCAGTTTTTCAACCTGATACGGCGGACAATCTCCAGGTCGAGCATATCCGAGCGGATAACGACACTCATCCATTGGATAAGCGCCAATCATGTAGGGGAGCACTGGAATACGTCCAAAAAAGCGCCCCGCTGAAAGGAATGGCTGAAGAGCACCATAATTATAACCATAGCGTTCCAGGTATGGCTCTTCAAAATACAATGGATTATAGGCAACACCGGGAGCTTCCCACTCCATTGTGCTTAACTCCCAGTTCCGAGTTTCTCCCATCGTAACCTGGCGAGTCGGGAGTTTCTCTAATTGTTCTGCAGCCGTGTTCTTTGGCAATTCGCCCGCTGGTGGCTTGGCACTGATCGACAATTGAGTGATTGGCTTCAGTCCCAGTTCTACCAGATGTGGTGATTTCACTGACGGAGCTTTCTCCTGCTCAGTCTGGAAAGTAACGTTGTTCTTACTAAGTACAACTTCAGTGGTCGGGGGAAGCTCCATCACGAAGACAGGTGGTACATCAGAAAGATCTGGTTTTTGCGCTTCAACTGGAGGGTCGACTTCATCTGCCTGATAAGAGTCAGTTTCAGTTAGCGCAATCGAGTGAAAATCTTCAAACTCGTCGAACTGCAAAGCAGACTCGTTCGGTTTTTCCGTTTCCAAGGGAGCCGGTTGTGTCTCGACCTGTTTGTTTCGGCTTTGAATCGTTCGCTTATTAAAGCCGGTAACCCTTATTTGGTCAGATTTTACGCTTTCATTCGTCTTGTTATTTGAATTCTGGTGACGGACTGCAGCAGACTTGGAAATCGCGTTTATTTTGTGTTGATCAAATTCAGGAGCGATTGAAAAGTGCGCAATCTGTTTTGAAGCACAACCCTGAAATATCAGGCAGCACAGACAGGCAATGATCCAGGAATGGACAGTTAGCAACCTCATAAGTTCAGGCGCTCCAGTGAGATAGATTGCCTGCATTGGTTAACAGGCGGCAGTCAGCATTTTCGATATCGTTTGATCAGAAGGACTCATAATCATATATCGGCAGAGGTTATGACGGCAGCACATCTTCGACATACTAAACAGCAAGGTCTTTGTAATGCCCCTATCTAGCCGGTTTACAAAATTTAAATGGCAATCACCACAACAAGCATGTACGCAAGAACACTCTCATGGTTCGGATTTATTGATTTCCTGTTTTATTGAGCGGATTATTGAAATGACCAGGAACTTGGTTCGTTATTTAGTTGTATGTCAGCGTAGGAGAGTTGAAATGATTGTAGGGACAACAGGATGGTAATGTTCACAACAGTAGGAATCGGATTAGTTAGAACGGGTATGACGTTTGTGTAACCGCAAGCTTTACATTTTTAGCAGATGTTTGTCCCACGTTAAAAATGATTGACATACCTTTTAGAGAGCAAGGATAATATGGAGGGATTTTCAGCAAGACTGCTCCTGTACCATTATGTATACCGGTTTGATGGTCGTGGATCGTTTGAAAGGGTGTCGGTACGTAGTCATCCCATTGCAATGCCTTCATGCGTTTTGCTGCACAAGAGTCGTCCTATATTTTATGCCATTTGAAGTTTGAGCATATCAAGAAACTCGAAGGAGCTTCTCAACGTGAGATTATTAAAATGGCTGAATCAATGCTTCGGCAAAACAGACTCATCGCCTAATCTTAAGTACAAAAACTTTCGAGAAGACAGCAATGCGAGCCTGGAATTGATTCGATTGGAAGATCGAATTGTGCTCAACGTCAGTGCCGCTATCGGTGGCACTTCCAGTGATGTGCTCCAACTCAACCTCGATGCAGCTAACGATGAAGCGACTGTCTCTGTCGTAGACAGTGGTGCCACAATTCAAGTCGATGACGGGCTGGGCTTGCCCGGCAGCATATTACAGTTTGATGCCAGCCAGATCTCATCAATTCTAGTCACTGGTACTGATCCTTCCCAAACCGTCCAGTTTCTTGGTCAGCAGGATTTGGTCATTAACGGACCTGTCGACCTCACCGGTTTTTCAGGTGACGTCAATATCGGGATCGAACTTCAAATCGGCGTGGGAGAGCCTCCGCAATTCAATCCGGCCTCTACAGTGACCTATCTGGGGCAATTCGAACTGACGGGGGATCAGCTCAATGTGGTACTGCCCAATGAGCTGAATGCCGATGATGCTTTTGTGATTCAGATCAATGGTCCTAACCTCGAAATTCTAGATCCCGATCGTGCCAATCCCCTGCTCTTTTCGGCTCCTGCAGCAGGTCTGAATTCAATCCATGTCACCGGTGCCGATGGAGAAACGGATCTCCTGACGCTAAATTACGCAACGCCTGGCTTAAACGATATTGCTATTTCATTTGAAGGCGGTAGTGGTGGCAATGACGCTCTCGAATTTACGAATGGCACTTTTGACACTCTGACGCATAACTTAACCGGACCGGGAACGGGATCGATTGATTTCAGCGGCAATGGTACAACGGAAATCAGCTATACCGGTCTAGAACCCGTGTTGGGTGGGACCAGTACGGCCAACAACGTCGTCATCAATCTCCCCACATCAACTTTTGATGCCGTTCTGGAAAATTCAACAATTCCAGGAGAAATGCAAATCCGTAGCCTGAGTGCCGCATTTGAGTTCACCACGTTTGCTGCCCCCACGGATTCGCTTACCATCAACACATCCGGCGGCAACTCAGTGGTTGCCCTGGATTCGTTCGACGTCGCGTTTGCTCCCACAGATTTAATCATCAGCGGAAAACCGGGAGACACCTACCAGTTGACTGGAAATGATCTGTTAGCAGATTCGGTCTCGTTGACGTTATCCGGAGGCGCGACACTCGATCTGAGGACGTTTAACGAAACGATCAACGGATTTGTCCTCGAAGACGGCACCGTAATCGCTACCAGCGGCGTTCTCTCTGCCCAGTCTGATCTGGATCTACGCTCGGGCGCAGTCAAAGCCCAATTGAACGGTAACAACTTAATCAAAAATGGTATGGGCACCGTCATTCTCGACGCGGCCAATGGTTATACAGGCCAGACCATCATTAATGATGGTCTCTTGCAACTCGCACAGTCCTTCGCCATTCCCAATACGTCCAGTGTCGAGTTAGCATCCGTCACCAGCGTGCTCGACCTGAATGGCTTTGAAGCTTCGCTCACTTCACTCACTGGGACCGGCAAGGTACTTTTAGGTGCCGCGACTGGCATGCTTGATGTGAACCAGGCCACCGCTACGTCATCCACTTTCGCAGGCAGCATCAGCGGCGATGGTAGCCTGACCAAATCAGGAGCCGGTGAGTTTACGCTCTCCGGAAACAGTTCCTTCACTGGTTCGACGACGGTTCAAGGCGGTTTACTTGAAGTAGAAGGAACACTCAAAACATCAGACGTAATCGTTTCCAATGGAGCGACGCTTGGGGGCTCTGGTAATATTGATGCCCCAGTGACCATTAATGCCGGTGGCGTTCTGAGCCCGGGTTCGAGCCCCGGAATCCTCAGTACAGGAAATCTGACATTCGCAGCCGGTTCAACCCTGAACGTCGAAATTGACGGCACCATAGCAGGGACCGAGTACGACCAGATTCAAGTTGCCGGCACTGTTGATCTCACCGGAGCCACACTCAATCTGATCAGTACATTTACCGCCGCTGCCGGCGATGAATTCCTGTTGATCGATAACGATGATGTCGACGCCATCGCTGGTACATTCGCTGGACTCGCAGAAGGTACACTGCTGACGTTCAATGGCAACCAGGTTTATATCACCTATCAGGGAGGCGACGGCAATGATGTCGCTTTAACTGTCAACACTCCCCCTGCTGCAGCTAACCAGAACTTCAATGTCGATGAAAATACTGTTGATACGACGTCTGTGGGAATGATCGTTTCAACAGACCCTGACGTTCCCGCAGACAGCTTGACTTTCAGCGTTACTGGTGGAACCGGACAAACCGCCTTCAACGTCAGTGCATCCGGGGAAATTACTGTCGTCGATCAGAATCAACTCGACTACGAAGCTACGACTTCCTTCGACCTGGACATACTGGTCACCGATAGTGCAGGTGCCACGGACACAGCCACGATTACCATCAACCTGAATCCAGTGAATGACAACGCTCCCATCGTCAACAATCAAATTCGTAATGTGGATGAAAACACGCTGGACGGAACGAACGTTGGATTGGCTATCATCGCAACCGACGCCGATCTTCCCAATGATCTGCTCACATTTTCCGAAACAGGTGGAACTGGTGCAGCTGCCTTCGACATCGATTCCAGTGGCCAGATTACTGTCGCTGACCAGAGCCTATTGGACTATGAAACAACAGCGTCCTTCACTCTGGATGTCCTTGTTACCGATGGCGCCGGAGCCACAGATACGGCGACGATTACCATCAACCTGAATCCAGTGAATGACAACGCTCCCATCGTCAACAATCAAATTCGTAATGTGGATGAAAACACGCTGAACGGAACGAACGCTGGATTGGCTATCATCGCAACCGACGCTGATCTCCCCAATGATCTGCTCACATTTTCCGAAACAGGTGGAACTGGTGCAGCTGCCTTCGACATCGATTCCAGTGGCCAGATTACTGTCGCTGACCAGAGCCTATTGGACTACGAAACAACAGCGTCCTTCACTCTGGATGTCCTTGTTACCGATGGTGCCGGAGCCACAGATACGGCGACGATTACCATCAACCTCAACCCGTTAAACGATAACGCACCAGTTGTCGCGAATCAGACTCGCGACATTGATGAAAACGCTTTGAATGGTACATCCGTCGGTGTTGCCATCGTCGCCTCCGATGCCGACGAACCGGGTGACACACTGACCTTCACCGAAACCGGCGGAACCGGAACAGCCGCCTTCGACATCACCTCAGGTGGACAGATCGTCGTCGCAGATCAGAGCCTGCTCAACTTCGAAACCAATCCGACCTACACCTTAGATATCCTTGTCGACGACAACGCCGGCAGTACCACCGCAGCAACCATCACCATCAATCTCAATGACCTTATCGAAACGCTGTTTGTTGATGCAGGAGACTGGTCGGTCAACGACATCACCATCGTCAGAGATGGAACGCAACTCCGTGTACTTGAAACAGGGACCATGAATGAAATTGTTCCCTCGCACAATTTTGCCAGTGTTTCCAGTGTTTCAATTACTGGAAACGGCTTAGATAACACACTGAGACTCGACTCGAGTGGCGGTAGTTATATTCCAGCTGGCGGCATCAGTTTCGACGGCGGTGCAGGAACAAACACACTGCTTGCAGCGAATCAAACCAATGACTGGTTAATTGACGGCGCAAACGCGGGCAGCCTTCTTTCGGGAACAGTCACGTTCACAAATGTAGAAAACCTGACCGGAGGCAGCGATGTCGACACATTTACGATCACCGGCTCACAAGCCTTAAATCTACTGGGAGGATTGGGCAACGACATCTTCCTGTTCAGCAGTGACGCTTCTCTATTGAGCGGAACCATTGATGGTCAGGGAGGTTCCGACCATCTCGATCTAACAAACTATACGACGAATCTAGCAGTTACCTTAACCGCCATCGGCAGTACGGATGGTTTTGAAGGAACTGAGTCAGCTAAATCCGTCACTTTTACAAATATCGATCAACTAACTGGTGGTTCAGGTATCAACTCACTAACTGGCATCGACAGCGTCGCCAGCTGGACCCTCAACGGGGCCAATACATACCAAAGCACAAACTCGCTCGGATTCAGCAATTTTGTGAACCTCAATGGGGGAAGTGACGCTGACACGTTTGATGTTACACCTGATTCAGAAGCATTCCAGATCACAGGCGGCAATCCTACTTCGAACCCGGGGGGAGACACGCTCAACGTAGACACCTCGGCAGCCGGGACCGCACTGGTTTCCAACGGCAGCAACGGTTCGGGCAGTGTCACAGGAACTTTTCCTACAATTAGCTACAGCGAAATCGAAAACTTCGCCATATCGGGTGTCGTCGATATTCAACTGGAAGGAACAACCGGCGACGATGTCATCGA
This genomic interval from Gimesia alba contains the following:
- the hpnH gene encoding adenosyl-hopene transferase HpnH, producing MGVPLSQMWTVAKYVLTQRAKRVKRYPLVLMLEPLFRCNLACAGCGKIQFPAHILKQHLSPEQCFQAVDECGAPIVSIPGGEPLLHPQMPEIVAGLVERKKYIYLCTNAILLEKHLKNYSPSKYLTFSIHLDGIREDHDAAVCRDGIYDKAISAIKAAVKAGHRVTTNSTLFENAEPERVRQMFDELAELGIESMMLSPGYQYEKAPDQEHFLKRNETIQKFRKILATPKKAWKFNHSPLFLEFLKGNWELECTPWGNPTYNIFGWQKPCYLLEEGYADSFAELMNSTSWERYGRKSGNEKCRDCMVHCGHEPTAVDQTFSSWKGFLKVVSLTLFGARDSHKPLPQPSQENIPAPHYTVADHELVQLHSVNETECKDDVEVLNLSN
- a CDS encoding enolase C-terminal domain-like protein, with amino-acid sequence MRIAQLSAYQVRVPLRRKITHASFSRSESQSIVVRCQLTNGTVGWGESVPREYVTGETVDSVFSQYENTNFQSMLGDNCDSLDGLIALSQQINLPQLTDSPEEYLQRGCFGNAARCALEISLLDAGARAEETSFSTIFQHLKPYQNLIEPQQAVRYSGVLTSMKPVKQYMLALVYRLTGFQHCKVKVGLPQINDRRLLQKLRLLTGSKMNLRVDANEAWTREILEEKDHEFAPFKISSIEQPVAHQAIASLHDIRNQIATPVMLDESLCCQQDAEQAIAEGYCDYFNLRISKLGGIIPALQLAHQAQQAGLQYQLGCQVGETGILSAAGRHFASSVKDIAFLEGSFDRFLLVQNLINEEISFGWGGSATALKGLGLGITVNEQRLKQFTQREQHWKLS